In one Corallococcus sp. EGB genomic region, the following are encoded:
- a CDS encoding serine/threonine-protein kinase yields MSSPQTATPFGKYLLIKRLALGGMAELFLAHKPPDPTLVVIKRILPYLSEEPEFVQMFLDEARIAAQLHHPNIVQVHELGKEGDNIFICMEYVEGVDLRRVLAEEFKFGASMPYGVAAKICAAIAAGLDHAHFSRGVDGRPLELIHRDVSPQNVMISYDGRVKLVDFGIAKAGAFMERSKPGVIKGKFLYLSPEQILQERLDHRADIYALGVMLYEITTGKQPFHRPTTEGILYAIRYEEPSPPHLVRPDYPEALSRIVMRCLVKDRTQRYQRASDVRNDLEAFLASGVLKQSLDVAGYIARLLGEKEERTVLHIPPAKRAGRHEATVPLPALRTPLPPPVPDLPEDTAARTLPLADAEDTAARTLPLTEDTASRTLPLGGTASQPRGPSALTPVALVARPPARRPTAEAAALRAWDAEEKEPETQMALPRDLPTRDDGDEDDEGESTAVGTLPGAPAPRRHLEPEFEAEAWDDEDVQEEDDDADSTVPLRARRPRAMAPTPARRVGPPEATARTGERGGGDRSRRPSSGVATPRGTGTGEEPFAPTARRTPPSASEARTSTPPAVSRRPGAAAADDGRSEPLSSGPRRMGDDGRSEPLSSGPRRMGDEGRVSQSAGPRRGVSPSSDANRAASPGGPGARNARPPPRPAPEDDELFHTDPGPSGASLTDPTPVSSGDPDDDESTVGFQAPRRPPRRTVRPPVDEDEAYADEGPATLDHSRQRGRSRAVLFVVGTMLVAVLGLGLAWMMGLFSQEAQSPPAPMKGAPTGGPARPGPLGAAPAKPPPPALELAAPPKSAEPALADSAATMKPAEPAVADTSATPPDAGLAVAAAGAEAALTPAPEPAPPTEPPPPATVDVRFEAPARTVLGRPGGGKLPINQVVALAPGPLRVQYTCPGRRAPRGIETYNVRPVTGELQTLRVPCRRKH; encoded by the coding sequence TTGAGCTCGCCCCAGACGGCCACCCCGTTCGGTAAATACCTGCTCATCAAGCGCCTCGCGCTGGGCGGGATGGCGGAGCTGTTCCTGGCGCACAAGCCGCCGGACCCCACGCTGGTGGTCATCAAGCGGATCCTCCCGTACCTCTCCGAGGAGCCGGAGTTCGTCCAGATGTTCCTGGACGAGGCGCGCATCGCCGCCCAGCTCCACCACCCCAACATCGTGCAGGTGCACGAGCTGGGGAAGGAGGGGGACAACATCTTCATCTGCATGGAGTACGTGGAGGGCGTCGACCTGCGCCGCGTGCTCGCCGAGGAGTTCAAGTTCGGCGCCTCCATGCCGTATGGCGTCGCGGCGAAGATCTGCGCGGCCATCGCCGCGGGCCTGGACCACGCGCACTTCAGCCGCGGCGTGGACGGGCGCCCCCTGGAGCTGATCCACCGGGACGTCTCTCCGCAGAACGTGATGATCTCCTACGACGGGCGCGTGAAGCTCGTCGACTTCGGCATCGCCAAGGCCGGCGCGTTCATGGAGCGCAGCAAGCCGGGCGTCATCAAGGGGAAGTTCCTCTACCTGTCCCCGGAGCAGATCCTCCAGGAGCGGCTGGACCACCGGGCGGACATCTACGCGCTGGGCGTGATGCTGTACGAAATCACCACCGGCAAGCAGCCCTTCCACCGCCCCACCACGGAGGGCATCCTCTACGCCATCCGCTACGAGGAGCCGTCGCCGCCGCACCTGGTGCGCCCGGACTACCCGGAGGCCCTGTCGCGCATCGTGATGCGGTGCCTGGTGAAGGACCGCACCCAGCGCTACCAGCGGGCCTCGGACGTCCGCAACGACCTGGAGGCGTTCCTCGCGTCCGGCGTGCTCAAGCAGAGCCTGGACGTGGCGGGGTACATCGCGCGGCTCCTGGGAGAGAAGGAGGAGCGCACCGTGCTCCACATCCCTCCGGCGAAGCGCGCGGGCCGGCACGAGGCCACGGTGCCGCTGCCGGCCCTTCGCACGCCGCTGCCGCCTCCGGTGCCCGACCTGCCGGAGGACACCGCCGCGCGCACGCTGCCCCTGGCCGACGCGGAGGACACGGCCGCTCGGACGTTGCCCCTGACCGAGGACACGGCGTCGCGCACCCTGCCGCTGGGCGGCACCGCTTCGCAGCCCCGGGGACCCTCGGCGCTGACGCCCGTGGCGCTGGTGGCCCGGCCTCCCGCGCGCAGGCCCACGGCCGAGGCCGCCGCGCTGCGCGCCTGGGACGCCGAGGAGAAGGAACCCGAGACGCAGATGGCGCTGCCGCGCGACCTGCCCACGCGTGACGACGGCGACGAGGACGACGAAGGCGAGTCCACCGCCGTCGGGACCCTGCCCGGAGCGCCCGCGCCGCGCCGCCACCTGGAGCCCGAGTTCGAGGCGGAAGCCTGGGACGACGAGGACGTGCAGGAGGAGGACGACGACGCCGACTCCACCGTGCCGCTGCGCGCACGCCGTCCCCGGGCCATGGCGCCCACGCCGGCGCGGCGGGTGGGGCCTCCCGAGGCGACCGCTCGCACTGGAGAGCGGGGCGGGGGAGACCGTTCGCGGCGTCCGTCGTCCGGCGTGGCCACGCCTCGCGGGACGGGCACTGGGGAGGAGCCGTTCGCGCCCACCGCGCGCCGCACGCCTCCCAGCGCGTCCGAGGCGCGTACCTCGACGCCGCCCGCGGTCTCGCGCCGTCCGGGTGCGGCGGCTGCCGACGATGGCCGCTCCGAGCCGCTCTCGTCCGGTCCCCGCCGCATGGGAGACGACGGCCGCTCCGAGCCGCTTTCCTCCGGTCCTCGCCGCATGGGCGACGAGGGCCGCGTGTCACAGTCCGCGGGCCCGCGCCGGGGCGTCTCGCCTTCCAGCGACGCGAACCGGGCCGCGTCGCCGGGAGGTCCCGGGGCCCGCAACGCGCGCCCGCCGCCGCGGCCTGCGCCCGAGGACGACGAGCTCTTCCACACCGACCCGGGCCCCTCCGGGGCGAGCCTCACGGACCCCACGCCCGTGTCCTCCGGCGACCCGGACGACGACGAGTCCACCGTCGGGTTCCAGGCCCCGCGTCGGCCGCCCCGGCGGACCGTGCGCCCTCCCGTCGACGAGGACGAGGCCTACGCTGACGAGGGGCCCGCCACCCTCGACCACTCCCGGCAGCGCGGGCGTTCGCGCGCCGTGCTGTTCGTGGTGGGCACGATGCTCGTCGCCGTGTTGGGCCTGGGGCTTGCGTGGATGATGGGCCTCTTCAGCCAGGAGGCGCAGTCACCCCCCGCGCCCATGAAGGGGGCTCCAACAGGAGGTCCGGCGCGCCCCGGGCCCCTGGGGGCAGCCCCTGCGAAGCCGCCCCCGCCCGCTCTGGAGCTGGCGGCGCCCCCGAAGTCCGCGGAGCCTGCCCTCGCGGACTCCGCCGCGACGATGAAGCCCGCGGAACCCGCCGTCGCTGACACCTCCGCGACGCCGCCGGACGCAGGGCTCGCGGTGGCCGCGGCCGGTGCCGAAGCCGCACTCACTCCGGCCCCGGAGCCGGCGCCCCCCACCGAGCCCCCACCCCCCGCCACCGTGGACGTCCGCTTCGAGGCCCCGGCGCGGACGGTGCTCGGTCGGCCGGGCGGCGGGAAGCTGCCCATCAACCAGGTGGTCGCCCTGGCCCCCGGCCCGCTCCGCGTCCAGTACACCTGTCCGGGAAGACGGGCACCTCGGGGGATCGAAACCTACAACGTCCGACCTGTAACCGGGGAACTCCAGACGCTCCGGGTCCCCTGCCGGCGGAAGCACTAA
- a CDS encoding metallothionein yields the protein MARSAMWMTSGLLLGGLWLMPASAHACEAHAKAAASKGTETTAPEARKDDAPRPLEELDQLLTAKCSCGSKADCTCKRGKCECAKCKGHAAPRQVTDALRGHPATQELQEARNDASAGIFI from the coding sequence ATGGCACGCAGCGCGATGTGGATGACCTCGGGATTGCTGCTGGGCGGCCTGTGGCTGATGCCCGCCAGCGCCCACGCCTGCGAGGCCCACGCGAAGGCGGCCGCCTCCAAGGGCACCGAGACGACCGCTCCGGAGGCCAGGAAGGACGACGCGCCCCGCCCCCTCGAGGAGCTGGATCAGCTGCTGACCGCGAAGTGCTCCTGCGGCAGCAAGGCGGACTGCACCTGCAAGCGCGGCAAGTGCGAGTGCGCCAAGTGCAAGGGCCACGCTGCGCCGCGTCAGGTCACGGACGCGCTGCGGGGCCACCCCGCCACGCAGGAACTCCAGGAGGCGCGCAACGACGCCTCCGCGGGCATCTTCATCTGA
- a CDS encoding PilZ domain-containing protein, whose product MSVPTHEVLIVHPNEVRRNALKSALNAHRVSVVGSQLEATRCMEASAPTLIIAPADNARRFLRHVDRAAPEAVCVFVCARSDQHGLEELVETAAEGHVFSTLDDGLTEGELSMRLRDLLQLRASTRVSLDAGMRVDFRLRGQPFSAECQDLGHFGAALQVPMDASMAAFLPGTPLDALSMVRDGRAVLHVARAYVRHASPVQQGTQLFLRVGISWRPTTDDATSAPPRTLRDAVAVQAALRKALRRELPVWLHPPDRQTAHFQLESATVEPCDERGLLLGQVSPSLPATVGEVVHLSFEMGGQRYRGVTSVLRAGRDGVALGMPRSLAVENRRGQPRFRPGAQHRFLVSFTSPFSGQRITRAVLDLGARGFAFPIDASCEVLPVGSQLDTTLLLPDGAEAACRVEVRSVDVVPFESQHDQRLRPYRCGVRILDMPRAVRDAIVDAFVSARQPQVCDGAEFRFPDLWRMMEDARYTFHPDHPFGEESRVLPVLEETHARLGRARELGRSLVFTDAHRPLGHVNGLRMYSGTWLVQHLAVMPGFRRSEQISSELTSLAVEVGEAMEDVEFIRYMWRTDNRWPHRLGTWLARVLEGQGLCHLRQFHYLRADLTQNRVVDARALPAVREATPADRRWLESYLRRRGEMVRLLSEDLCADPGPEAHLFERFRGAGLHRERRIFVVDGEAGPLALALQDEATPGLSLIEVTNGFNLVVADREHPRATDAVAALTLRCMVHARERGRRSALGLVDALDVPVLREQGFVDQGRFSDWTFHRSMVRRWCEAWRSLFERQFPMRRMKRRAVVSAAASLEKQEAR is encoded by the coding sequence ATGAGCGTGCCGACTCACGAAGTCCTCATCGTCCACCCCAACGAGGTGCGCCGCAACGCGCTCAAGTCCGCGTTGAACGCACACCGTGTCTCGGTGGTGGGTTCACAGCTGGAAGCCACGCGGTGCATGGAGGCGTCCGCGCCCACGCTGATCATCGCGCCCGCGGACAACGCGCGCCGCTTCCTGCGGCACGTGGACCGCGCGGCGCCGGAGGCCGTCTGCGTGTTCGTCTGCGCGCGGTCGGATCAACACGGGCTGGAGGAGCTGGTGGAGACGGCCGCGGAGGGGCACGTCTTCAGCACCCTGGATGACGGGCTGACGGAAGGCGAGCTGAGCATGCGCCTGCGGGACCTGCTGCAGCTGCGCGCCTCCACGCGCGTGTCGCTGGACGCGGGGATGCGCGTGGACTTCCGCCTGCGGGGCCAGCCCTTCAGCGCCGAGTGCCAGGACCTGGGCCACTTCGGCGCCGCGCTCCAGGTCCCCATGGACGCGTCGATGGCGGCCTTCCTCCCCGGCACACCCCTGGACGCGCTGTCCATGGTGCGCGACGGCCGGGCGGTGCTGCACGTGGCCCGCGCGTACGTGCGCCACGCCTCGCCCGTCCAGCAGGGGACGCAGCTGTTCCTGCGCGTGGGCATCTCCTGGAGGCCCACCACGGATGACGCCACCTCCGCCCCGCCGCGCACGCTGCGGGACGCGGTGGCGGTGCAGGCGGCGCTGCGCAAGGCGCTGCGGCGCGAGCTGCCCGTGTGGCTGCATCCGCCGGACAGACAGACCGCGCACTTCCAGCTGGAGTCCGCCACGGTGGAGCCCTGCGACGAGCGCGGCCTCCTGCTCGGGCAGGTGTCCCCGTCGCTGCCCGCGACCGTGGGCGAGGTGGTCCACCTGTCCTTCGAGATGGGCGGCCAGCGCTACCGGGGCGTCACCAGCGTGCTCCGCGCGGGGCGTGACGGCGTGGCGCTGGGCATGCCGCGCTCGCTCGCGGTGGAGAACCGGCGCGGGCAGCCGCGCTTCCGCCCCGGCGCGCAGCACCGCTTCCTCGTGAGCTTCACGTCGCCGTTCAGCGGCCAGCGCATCACCCGCGCGGTGCTGGACCTGGGCGCGCGCGGGTTCGCCTTCCCCATCGACGCGTCGTGCGAGGTGCTGCCGGTGGGCTCGCAGCTGGACACCACGCTGCTGTTGCCGGACGGCGCGGAGGCGGCGTGCCGCGTGGAGGTGCGCTCGGTGGACGTCGTCCCGTTCGAGTCCCAGCATGATCAACGCCTGAGGCCCTACCGCTGCGGCGTGCGCATCCTGGACATGCCTCGCGCGGTGCGCGACGCCATCGTGGATGCATTCGTCTCCGCCCGGCAGCCCCAGGTGTGCGACGGCGCGGAGTTCCGCTTCCCGGACCTCTGGCGGATGATGGAGGACGCCCGCTACACCTTCCACCCGGACCACCCCTTCGGCGAGGAGTCCCGCGTCCTGCCCGTGCTGGAGGAGACGCACGCGCGGCTGGGGCGCGCGCGCGAACTGGGGCGCTCGCTCGTCTTCACGGACGCGCACCGGCCCCTGGGACACGTCAACGGCCTGCGCATGTACTCCGGCACGTGGCTGGTGCAGCACCTGGCCGTGATGCCGGGCTTCCGGCGCAGCGAGCAGATCTCCAGCGAGCTCACCTCGCTCGCCGTGGAGGTGGGGGAGGCGATGGAGGACGTGGAGTTCATCCGCTACATGTGGCGCACCGACAACCGGTGGCCGCACCGGCTGGGCACGTGGCTGGCGCGCGTCTTGGAGGGGCAGGGCCTGTGCCACCTGCGCCAGTTCCACTACCTGCGCGCGGACCTGACCCAGAATCGTGTCGTGGACGCGAGGGCGCTGCCGGCCGTGCGCGAGGCGACGCCGGCGGACCGCCGGTGGCTGGAGTCCTACCTGCGCCGCCGCGGGGAGATGGTGCGTCTGCTCAGCGAGGACCTGTGCGCGGACCCCGGCCCCGAGGCGCACCTGTTCGAGCGCTTCCGGGGCGCGGGCCTGCACCGCGAGCGGCGGATCTTCGTGGTGGACGGCGAGGCGGGCCCGCTCGCGCTGGCGCTCCAGGACGAGGCCACGCCGGGCCTGAGCCTCATCGAAGTCACCAACGGCTTCAACCTGGTGGTGGCGGACCGCGAGCACCCGCGCGCGACGGACGCGGTGGCGGCGCTGACGCTGCGGTGCATGGTGCACGCTCGCGAGCGCGGCCGGCGCTCGGCGCTGGGCCTCGTGGACGCGCTGGACGTGCCGGTGCTGCGCGAGCAGGGCTTCGTGGACCAGGGCCGCTTCTCCGACTGGACCTTCCACCGCTCCATGGTGCGCCGCTGGTGCGAGGCCTGGCGCTCGCTCTTCGAGCGGCAGTTCCCCATGCGGCGCATGAAGCGCCGCGCGGTCGTGTCGGCCGCGGCATCGCTCGAGAAGCAGGAGGCGCGATGA
- the nadA gene encoding quinolinate synthase NadA: MGETVDYEAGIRELKRSMNAVILAHYYQESEVQDVADFVGDSLALAQAAARTEADVIVFCGVHFMAETAKILNPTRQVLLPDLKAGCSLSDRCPPAAFKAFKDKHPDAFVVSYVNSSAAVKAMSDVICTSSNAVRIVNQIPKDRPILFAPDQHLGRHVMKETGRDMVLWPGSCIVHEIFSEKKLVGLKVEHPDALVVAHPECEQQVLRHADFIGSTKAILDYVVKSPKQKFIVVTEAGILHQMKKSAPDKTYIPAPPDNGCACNECPYMRLNTLEKLYRCMRDRTPELVLPAELQHAALAPLRRMLEWSA; this comes from the coding sequence ATGGGAGAGACGGTGGATTACGAGGCCGGAATCCGGGAGCTGAAGCGCTCCATGAACGCGGTCATCCTGGCGCACTACTACCAGGAGAGCGAGGTGCAGGACGTGGCCGACTTCGTCGGTGACAGCCTGGCGCTCGCGCAGGCGGCGGCGCGGACGGAAGCGGACGTCATCGTTTTCTGCGGTGTGCACTTCATGGCGGAGACCGCGAAGATTCTGAATCCCACCCGACAGGTGTTGCTTCCGGACCTCAAGGCCGGCTGCTCCCTGTCGGACCGGTGCCCGCCCGCGGCCTTCAAGGCGTTCAAGGACAAGCACCCGGACGCCTTCGTGGTGTCGTACGTGAACAGCTCCGCCGCGGTGAAGGCGATGAGCGACGTCATCTGCACGTCGTCCAACGCCGTGCGCATCGTGAACCAGATTCCGAAGGACCGCCCCATCCTCTTCGCGCCGGATCAACACCTGGGACGGCACGTGATGAAGGAGACGGGCCGCGACATGGTGCTGTGGCCGGGCAGCTGCATCGTCCATGAAATCTTCAGCGAGAAGAAGCTCGTGGGGCTGAAGGTGGAGCATCCGGACGCGCTGGTGGTGGCCCACCCGGAATGCGAGCAGCAGGTGCTGCGGCACGCGGACTTCATCGGCTCCACCAAGGCCATCCTGGATTACGTGGTGAAGAGCCCGAAGCAGAAGTTCATCGTGGTGACGGAGGCGGGCATCCTCCACCAGATGAAGAAGTCCGCGCCGGACAAGACGTATATCCCGGCGCCGCCGGACAACGGGTGCGCGTGCAACGAGTGCCCGTACATGCGGCTCAACACGCTGGAGAAGCTCTACCGGTGCATGCGGGACAGGACGCCGGAGCTGGTGCTGCCGGCGGAGCTGCAGCACGCGGCGCTGGCGCCCCTGCGGCGGATGCTGGAGTGGTCCGCCTGA
- a CDS encoding methyltransferase domain-containing protein: MMYLMESADEARRLLEQEQSQDTRAVLRRTGLKPGDRVLDAGCGPGGISELMAELVGEGGHVTGVDLHEGRVAEARARNAHRPHLTFLQADVRATGLPADAFDYAWSQYVFEYLPDRDLALAELIRVTRPGGRVVVSDIDGLGFQNWPFPEHLRAGTQRIVEALASHGFDLYVGRKLFSEFRRAGLSDVRVHLMPFYLAPGAAEARLVRDWKTRFEALAPVGTAALGGPEAYQSHCADFLAMLEDPEALKYAVTLVTEGMKP; the protein is encoded by the coding sequence ATGATGTACCTCATGGAATCCGCGGACGAGGCCCGCCGCCTGTTGGAGCAGGAGCAGTCCCAGGACACGCGCGCGGTCCTGCGCCGCACGGGCCTCAAGCCGGGGGACCGCGTGCTGGACGCCGGCTGCGGCCCCGGCGGCATCTCGGAGTTGATGGCGGAGCTGGTGGGGGAGGGCGGCCACGTCACCGGCGTGGACCTGCACGAGGGCCGCGTCGCGGAGGCCCGGGCGCGCAACGCCCACCGCCCGCACCTGACGTTCCTCCAGGCGGACGTGCGCGCCACGGGCCTTCCCGCGGACGCGTTCGACTACGCGTGGAGCCAGTACGTCTTCGAGTACCTGCCCGACCGCGACCTGGCGCTCGCGGAGCTCATCCGCGTGACGCGGCCCGGAGGCCGGGTGGTGGTGTCCGACATCGACGGGCTGGGCTTCCAGAACTGGCCCTTCCCGGAGCACCTGCGCGCGGGCACCCAGCGCATCGTGGAGGCCCTGGCGTCGCACGGCTTCGACCTGTACGTCGGCCGCAAGCTGTTCTCCGAATTCCGCCGGGCGGGGCTCTCCGACGTGCGCGTCCACCTGATGCCCTTCTACCTCGCTCCGGGGGCCGCGGAGGCGCGGCTCGTGCGCGACTGGAAGACGCGCTTCGAGGCGCTGGCGCCGGTGGGCACGGCGGCCCTCGGCGGCCCCGAGGCCTACCAGTCGCACTGCGCCGACTTCCTGGCGATGCTCGAGGACCCGGAGGCCTTGAAGTACGCGGTGACGCTGGTCACCGAAGGAATGAAACCGTGA
- a CDS encoding ATP-binding protein, with the protein MTQRLPAVKVQDVSPDNAPEVSVRATSTLLLYFEHRYGAERLNKVWREHGFSLGLEYMRQPTNYVSLRFLERVAAALREESGDSRFMREAGLFTASPQALGFVFYMLRAFGSPKACYKQTIDFSPSYNRVGAFTVDLLEHKRLRLSYRSSIPEQTRNICELRMGQFASFPTIWGLAPAEVRETECQVLGGAACRYHLTWTDPPALWGHYLGLLLGMVSGLLATHLGWGDALFSVMSLGTGGFALGGWLDRRREIQRKDELLAAQAQANMGSLRELQQRYDEVFGSNVALEDRVVARTRELSEANAKLEAALVKQREQDRLKTEFFDNVSHELRTPLTLILLSLDALQKEPESLPTVVRQHLVTLDRSTQRLLRLIDNLLNLAQLEAGKVRLRYQPLELHAFLTSQLLPFRTVAEKQGLTLSLEGGPVSPVHVDAERIEGVFHNLVSNALKFTPSGGSIAVRVREDDTDVHVEVADTGQGIAAADLAVIFDRFAQADTSGTRRFGGSGIGLALVKETLELHAGGIEVSSTPGQGSSFRVRLPKGTQHLREELRERRSTDLPTRRERRSSGRFATVLAATVAGAQRPTEPQDHTRADAKAPRILVVEDDAEIRAFIADILAPSYRVLEATNGEEGVRRALEERPDLVVSDVMMPVLSGLNLLVQLRSHAQTVDMPVILLTARQEVSAKVEALGAGANDYLGKPFSPRELLARVETQLRLREAAVRAAENERLAAIGLLTSGFAHEVRNPLNGLMNALIPLKEVIQGNPTGADPSVGPAMLEVMEECGQRIRHLAESLLSFVRTAEKPVAVRLDAALDSTLSVLGWRIPPGIVVERAYHCANPIWGDPGTLNQVWLNLLDNALRAVGDTGRVRVETSQEGDEALVTIADTGVGIRPEDLERLFQPFFSTRAAGEGTGLGLALSRRIVLQHGGRIHISSEMGKGTRVEVRLPLRPAHAEPLASTPTTGASRGRWSRRLG; encoded by the coding sequence GTGACCCAACGCCTTCCGGCGGTGAAGGTGCAGGACGTGTCACCGGACAACGCCCCCGAGGTGAGCGTCCGGGCCACGTCCACGCTGCTGCTCTACTTCGAGCACCGCTACGGCGCGGAGCGGCTGAACAAGGTGTGGCGCGAGCATGGCTTCAGCCTGGGGCTGGAGTACATGCGCCAGCCCACCAACTACGTCTCGCTGCGCTTCCTCGAGCGCGTGGCGGCGGCGCTGCGCGAGGAGTCCGGCGACTCGCGCTTCATGCGCGAGGCGGGCCTCTTCACCGCGTCTCCGCAGGCGCTGGGCTTCGTCTTCTACATGCTGCGCGCCTTTGGTTCGCCCAAGGCCTGCTACAAGCAGACCATCGACTTCTCCCCCAGCTACAACCGCGTGGGGGCGTTCACGGTGGACCTGCTGGAGCACAAGCGGCTCAGGCTGTCCTACCGCAGCAGCATCCCGGAGCAGACCCGCAACATCTGCGAGCTGCGCATGGGCCAGTTCGCGTCCTTCCCCACCATCTGGGGCCTGGCGCCCGCGGAGGTGCGGGAGACGGAGTGCCAGGTGCTGGGCGGCGCGGCCTGCCGCTACCACCTCACCTGGACGGATCCCCCGGCGCTCTGGGGCCACTACCTGGGGCTGCTCCTGGGCATGGTGAGCGGGCTGCTGGCCACGCACCTGGGCTGGGGGGACGCGCTCTTCTCCGTGATGTCGCTGGGCACGGGCGGCTTCGCGCTGGGCGGCTGGCTGGACCGGCGGCGGGAGATCCAGCGCAAGGACGAGCTGCTCGCGGCGCAGGCCCAGGCGAACATGGGCTCGCTGCGCGAGCTCCAGCAGCGCTACGACGAGGTGTTTGGCAGCAACGTGGCGCTGGAGGACCGCGTCGTGGCCCGCACGCGCGAGCTGTCGGAGGCCAACGCGAAGCTGGAGGCGGCGCTCGTCAAGCAGCGCGAGCAGGACCGGCTGAAGACGGAGTTCTTCGACAACGTGAGCCACGAGCTGCGCACGCCGCTCACGCTCATCCTGCTGTCGCTGGACGCGCTCCAGAAGGAGCCGGAGTCGCTGCCCACGGTGGTGCGGCAGCACCTGGTGACGCTGGACCGGAGCACGCAGCGGCTCCTGCGCCTCATCGACAACCTGCTCAACCTGGCCCAGCTGGAGGCGGGCAAGGTGCGCCTGCGCTACCAGCCGCTGGAGCTGCACGCGTTCCTGACGTCCCAGCTGCTGCCCTTCCGCACCGTGGCGGAGAAGCAGGGGCTCACGCTCTCGCTGGAGGGGGGGCCGGTGTCGCCGGTGCACGTGGACGCGGAGCGGATTGAAGGCGTGTTCCACAACCTGGTCTCCAACGCGCTCAAGTTCACCCCGTCCGGCGGCAGCATCGCGGTGCGCGTGCGCGAGGACGACACGGACGTGCACGTGGAGGTGGCGGACACCGGGCAGGGCATCGCGGCCGCGGACCTGGCCGTCATCTTCGACCGCTTCGCCCAGGCGGACACGTCCGGCACGCGGCGCTTCGGAGGCAGCGGCATCGGCCTGGCGCTGGTGAAGGAGACGCTGGAGCTGCACGCGGGCGGCATCGAGGTGTCGAGCACGCCGGGGCAGGGCTCCAGCTTCCGCGTGCGGCTGCCCAAGGGCACGCAGCACCTGCGCGAGGAGCTGCGCGAGCGCCGCTCCACGGACCTGCCCACGCGCCGGGAGCGCCGCAGCTCCGGCCGCTTCGCCACCGTGCTGGCCGCCACCGTCGCCGGGGCGCAGCGCCCCACCGAGCCGCAGGACCACACGCGCGCGGACGCGAAGGCCCCGCGCATCCTGGTGGTGGAGGACGACGCGGAGATCCGCGCCTTCATCGCGGACATCCTCGCGCCCAGCTACCGGGTGCTGGAGGCCACCAACGGCGAGGAGGGCGTGCGGCGCGCGCTGGAGGAGCGGCCGGACCTGGTGGTGTCCGACGTGATGATGCCGGTGCTCTCCGGCCTCAACCTGCTGGTGCAGCTGCGCTCCCACGCGCAGACGGTGGACATGCCCGTCATCCTGCTCACCGCGCGCCAGGAGGTGTCCGCCAAGGTGGAGGCCCTGGGCGCGGGCGCCAATGACTACCTGGGCAAGCCCTTCAGCCCGCGCGAGCTGCTGGCGCGCGTGGAGACGCAGCTGCGCCTGCGTGAGGCGGCCGTGCGCGCGGCGGAGAACGAGCGGCTGGCGGCCATCGGCCTGCTCACCTCCGGCTTCGCGCACGAGGTCCGCAACCCCCTCAACGGGCTGATGAACGCGCTCATCCCGCTGAAGGAGGTCATCCAGGGGAACCCGACGGGCGCCGACCCCAGCGTGGGCCCGGCGATGCTGGAGGTGATGGAGGAGTGCGGCCAGCGCATCCGCCACCTGGCGGAGTCGCTGCTGTCCTTCGTGCGCACGGCGGAGAAGCCGGTGGCGGTGCGGCTGGACGCGGCGCTCGACTCCACGCTCAGCGTGCTGGGCTGGCGGATCCCTCCGGGCATCGTGGTGGAGCGCGCCTACCACTGCGCGAACCCCATCTGGGGGGACCCGGGCACCCTCAACCAGGTGTGGCTCAACCTCCTGGACAACGCCCTGCGCGCGGTGGGCGACACGGGCCGCGTGCGGGTGGAGACGTCACAGGAAGGGGACGAGGCGCTCGTCACCATCGCGGATACGGGCGTGGGCATCCGCCCGGAGGACCTGGAGCGGCTCTTCCAGCCCTTCTTCTCCACCCGCGCCGCGGGCGAGGGCACCGGCCTGGGCCTGGCGCTCAGCCGCCGCATCGTCCTGCAGCATGGCGGCCGCATCCACATCTCCAGCGAGATGGGGAAGGGCACGCGCGTGGAGGTCCGGCTGCCCCTGCGGCCGGCGCACGCGGAGCCCCTGGCCTCCACCCCCACCACCGGTGCGAGTCGCGGCCGGTGGTCGCGGCGCCTCGGCTGA
- a CDS encoding zinc-ribbon domain-containing protein, giving the protein MAFRFLALPAHRLVDFPKTLPDDERLEPELPPVVEAVERALAGAEFRDLKARDRLRALLQGDRPPALGSPGKGYGPSAIFAQPPQDLPALLRMADELEQLARREAGERALVWKCGECSARYAVPVALVRQVSIRCERCGHPVQLSSQQSLGEEALIDPFQGAVNTSRYQLAGFFREAMARGWPVLVAEGGTPAPRGRPASPAA; this is encoded by the coding sequence GTGGCCTTCCGATTTCTCGCACTTCCCGCCCACCGGCTGGTGGACTTCCCCAAGACCCTGCCGGACGACGAGCGCCTCGAGCCGGAGCTTCCCCCGGTGGTTGAAGCCGTGGAGCGAGCCCTCGCCGGCGCCGAGTTCCGCGACCTGAAAGCCCGCGACCGCCTGCGCGCCCTGCTTCAGGGAGACCGTCCCCCGGCGCTGGGTTCTCCGGGCAAGGGCTATGGCCCCAGCGCCATCTTCGCCCAGCCGCCCCAGGACCTGCCGGCGCTCCTGCGCATGGCGGACGAGCTGGAGCAGCTGGCGCGCCGGGAGGCCGGCGAGCGCGCGCTCGTGTGGAAGTGCGGCGAGTGCAGCGCCCGCTACGCGGTGCCGGTGGCGCTGGTGCGCCAGGTGTCCATCCGCTGCGAGCGCTGCGGCCACCCGGTGCAGCTGTCCTCGCAGCAGAGCCTGGGCGAGGAGGCCCTCATCGACCCGTTCCAGGGCGCGGTGAACACCAGCCGCTATCAGCTCGCGGGCTTCTTCCGCGAGGCCATGGCGCGCGGCTGGCCCGTGCTCGTGGCGGAGGGCGGAACCCCCGCGCCGCGCGGGCGTCCCGCCAGCCCGGCGGCCTGA